The genome window TGGCGGTAATAACCCTGAATGTGCTCTGGCAGGTATTCTCCCGTTTCATACTTGCATCGCCAAGTTCATATACGGAAGAACTTGCCCGTTATCTGCTAGTCTGGCTTGGAATTTTGGGTGCGAGTTACGTGGCTGGTCAAAAAATGCATCTTGCCATTGATCTCCTGTCGGTTAATCTGAATCATAAAGGTAAGGCACTTCTGGATATCATTATTCAGATATGCATTTTTACATTTTCGCTTTTTGTGATGGTAATCGGCGGTACACGCCTGGTGATGATAACTCTCACCCTCAATCAGATATCCGCGGCTCTGCAGGTTCCGCTCGGTTATGTTTATATAGTTCTTCCGGTCAGCGGGCTGATTATGATGTTCTACTCTGTTTATTTTATTGCTGACGAAATTGCACTTTTGAATAAACTGAATCAGGAGGAGATCCGCTGATGGAAGTTACTGAAATTCTCCTTCTGGTCATTTCATTCCTGGTTTTACTTTCTCTCGGAGTGCCCATTTCATTCAGTATTGGAATCTCCAGTCTGGTTACCATGCTTGTCACTATCAAACCGCTCCCTGCCCTTACGACGATTTCC of Ignavibacteriales bacterium contains these proteins:
- a CDS encoding TRAP transporter small permease, with the protein product MSTIKQFIDSALKWLVITIMAVITLNVLWQVFSRFILASPSSYTEELARYLLVWLGILGASYVAGQKMHLAIDLLSVNLNHKGKALLDIIIQICIFTFSLFVMVIGGTRLVMITLTLNQISAALQVPLGYVYIVLPVSGLIMMFYSVYFIADEIALLNKLNQEEIR